The following coding sequences are from one Lipingzhangella halophila window:
- a CDS encoding ImmA/IrrE family metallo-endopeptidase, whose translation MPETQADAADCSVAGSYRGDLDPPALVVSASASTRRRYFTALHELGHHLQQTDEELGEAVLAVEASQEFEDAACDAFAGRILLPDDLVNTHIGPRGPTATEVAELYRRSQASRAACCVRAAQRLRAPGVIVVYNSTGIVSFAAGRGDIYPPARSTDQSTTPLLQRALHMQDREAAVTKQNTTILYRDGSRYDSLYGQATWCDGYVVAVLTTDTVPWQTFAPPSPQGRSSTEKYWECETCQDTFTPQSTCATCGQPQCPAGHCGCTLQGERVCTQCWMSRHRQQFPDGNSAVCRMCLE comes from the coding sequence GTGCCCGAGACCCAGGCCGACGCCGCCGACTGTTCGGTGGCCGGCAGCTACCGAGGGGACCTCGACCCGCCCGCGCTTGTGGTCTCCGCGTCAGCCTCCACACGCCGCCGCTACTTCACCGCACTCCACGAACTCGGCCACCACCTCCAGCAGACCGATGAGGAACTCGGCGAAGCCGTGCTGGCAGTGGAGGCATCCCAAGAGTTCGAGGATGCAGCCTGCGATGCGTTCGCGGGCCGCATCCTGCTTCCGGATGATCTGGTAAACACCCATATCGGCCCCCGCGGCCCGACAGCGACGGAGGTCGCCGAGCTCTACCGGCGCTCGCAGGCATCCCGCGCTGCCTGCTGTGTCCGCGCTGCCCAGCGCCTGCGCGCCCCCGGCGTCATCGTCGTGTACAACTCCACCGGCATAGTCAGCTTCGCCGCCGGCCGCGGCGACATCTATCCCCCCGCGCGAAGCACCGACCAGTCGACCACCCCCCTGCTCCAACGGGCCCTTCACATGCAGGACCGCGAGGCCGCCGTGACGAAACAGAACACCACCATCCTCTATCGCGACGGCTCACGTTATGACTCCCTCTATGGGCAGGCCACCTGGTGCGACGGCTACGTGGTGGCGGTCCTCACCACGGACACCGTGCCCTGGCAGACCTTTGCGCCTCCCTCTCCACAAGGGCGGAGCAGTACTGAGAAGTACTGGGAGTGCGAGACCTGCCAGGACACCTTCACACCGCAGTCCACCTGCGCCACCTGCGGTCAGCCGCAATGCCCCGCAGGCCATTGCGGCTGCACTCTCCAAGGAGAGCGCGTGTGCACGCAATGCTGGATGAGCCGTCATCGACAGCAGTTCCCCGACGGAAACAGCGCGGTGTGCCGAATGTGTCTTGAGTGA
- a CDS encoding tyrosine-type recombinase/integrase: MTNSEGSTYKRCGCRDQSGKRLGSQCPRLKRRNHTWNPNHGHWGYQLELPPTARGKRRQARRVGLDSQVEALDEIDHIKNLLNLASDDEDTRRSIADLVHTTIKSKQPLPSVEELTRKLKTGADIRAEVPTVATWLHEWISSKTDLARSTGNSYQSHIRNHLIPHLGHIRLDRLTVAHINAMWEAIDERNEDIREARESDDPTVRAAVRGMRITALPTKHRIRATLRSALTDAVSRPDLPLQVNVASHCHLPSEQRRRPLVWTEDRVTHYTATGDVPSTVMVWTPEQTAAFLDRARRHRLYALFHLIAHKGLRRGEAVGLPWANTRLTDHAIDIDTQIVQLGWETITSTPKSAAGQRTVTLDSHTATVLRTWRTTQARERLKSGHTWTENGLVFTQPDGSPLHPAWVTTLFRDLAREARLPPIRLHDLRHGAASLSLAAGVDIRIVSAELGHATTTFTQDTYQHLFPSVAKEAAEATAAIIPLHHQDTESA; the protein is encoded by the coding sequence ATGACCAATTCCGAAGGCTCAACCTATAAGCGATGCGGATGCCGTGACCAGAGTGGGAAACGGCTCGGCTCCCAGTGCCCCAGGCTCAAACGCCGTAACCACACGTGGAACCCCAACCACGGACACTGGGGCTACCAACTGGAACTGCCCCCGACCGCGCGCGGGAAACGCCGTCAGGCACGCCGCGTCGGGCTCGATTCCCAAGTGGAGGCGCTGGACGAAATCGACCACATCAAGAACCTCCTCAACCTCGCGAGTGACGACGAGGATACGCGGAGGTCAATCGCTGACCTCGTCCACACCACCATCAAATCCAAGCAGCCACTACCGTCGGTCGAAGAGCTCACGCGCAAACTCAAGACAGGTGCCGATATTAGGGCCGAAGTCCCGACCGTCGCCACGTGGCTGCATGAGTGGATATCGAGCAAGACCGACCTGGCGCGAAGCACCGGGAACTCCTACCAGAGCCACATCAGAAACCATCTCATCCCGCACCTAGGCCATATCCGCCTCGACAGGCTCACCGTGGCCCACATCAACGCGATGTGGGAGGCCATTGACGAACGCAACGAGGACATCCGTGAGGCCCGCGAATCCGACGATCCCACAGTGAGAGCGGCCGTGCGTGGCATGCGCATCACCGCCCTGCCCACGAAACACAGAATCCGCGCCACGCTACGAAGCGCCCTTACCGACGCGGTCAGCAGACCTGACCTTCCTCTCCAGGTCAACGTAGCCTCCCACTGCCACCTGCCCTCCGAGCAGCGCAGGCGACCTCTGGTGTGGACCGAGGACCGCGTCACGCACTACACCGCAACAGGAGACGTGCCCAGCACCGTCATGGTGTGGACACCCGAACAGACCGCGGCCTTCCTTGACCGCGCCCGCCGGCACCGCCTCTACGCACTTTTTCATCTGATCGCGCATAAAGGGCTGCGCCGCGGTGAAGCGGTCGGCCTTCCCTGGGCCAATACCAGGCTGACCGACCACGCCATCGATATCGACACCCAGATCGTCCAACTGGGATGGGAAACCATCACCTCCACCCCGAAAAGCGCCGCGGGTCAACGAACCGTCACCCTCGACTCCCACACCGCCACCGTGCTGAGGACCTGGCGCACCACCCAAGCGCGCGAACGCCTGAAGTCCGGCCACACCTGGACCGAGAACGGACTCGTATTCACCCAGCCCGACGGGTCCCCCCTGCACCCCGCGTGGGTCACCACGCTGTTCCGCGACCTGGCCCGCGAGGCCAGGCTTCCCCCCATACGACTGCATGACCTGCGCCACGGAGCGGCCTCGCTCAGCCTGGCGGCCGGGGTCGACATCAGAATCGTCTCAGCCGAACTCGGCCACGCCACCACCACCTTCACCCAGGACACCTACCAGCACCTGTTCCCCAGCGTGGCCAAAGAAGCAGCCGAAGCCACCGCCGCCATCATCCCGCTCCACCACCAAGACACAGAATCCGCATAA
- a CDS encoding helix-turn-helix domain-containing protein, which yields MDSRTQIDSTMSAIRQQAQVILVKSGLTPEEVRALPVVLDAVTAGQLLGLGRTSTYRLLETGEFPAPAFRVGAQWRIPTAGVCQLLGLDYPLARTGHDSPPTGDHQQRK from the coding sequence GTGGATAGTCGAACGCAGATCGACAGCACCATGTCAGCGATCCGACAGCAAGCGCAGGTGATCCTGGTGAAGTCCGGATTGACACCAGAGGAAGTCCGCGCCCTTCCCGTGGTGCTGGACGCGGTCACCGCCGGACAGCTGCTGGGGCTGGGGCGCACCAGCACCTATCGACTACTGGAGACCGGTGAGTTTCCCGCCCCCGCGTTCCGGGTCGGGGCGCAATGGCGTATCCCCACCGCTGGGGTGTGCCAGCTACTCGGACTGGACTATCCCCTTGCCCGAACTGGCCACGATTCACCGCCAACCGGCGACCATCAACAGCGAAAGTAG
- a CDS encoding TRM11 family SAM-dependent methyltransferase yields the protein MSAWSVWDTGQLQAGTQRRHRYRPESIDHPAKMLPAIARYVISTYTRPGQSVLDPMCGIGTTLVESAHLGRHGVGIELEESWATTAQTNLDHALACGAHGSGEVHIGDAQQVVPKLASTVEDRAALLLTSPPYGAMTHGRVRSRRDGATKIAKWSHRYSQTRNTANLAYQKPTQLPTSFAAILAASRTLLEPGAHVVITTRPYRSQGRLVDFPGTIASAAEEAGLVLVDRCVALLCALRADHLVTRASFFQMVETAKLRAHGWPAHIIAHEDVFVLVNPPATTSAGSQESPRAGRDRDGCPQESTTGPDAGAPRHSRERVPATEHCTAAEPARREE from the coding sequence GTGAGCGCCTGGTCTGTATGGGACACAGGCCAGCTCCAAGCGGGCACCCAGCGACGCCACCGATATCGTCCGGAGTCGATCGACCACCCGGCCAAGATGCTGCCTGCGATCGCCCGGTATGTCATCAGCACCTACACCCGCCCCGGACAGTCGGTGCTGGACCCGATGTGCGGCATTGGCACAACCTTGGTCGAGAGCGCTCACCTGGGCCGCCACGGTGTCGGCATCGAGTTAGAGGAGTCCTGGGCCACAACGGCGCAGACCAACCTCGACCACGCCCTCGCCTGTGGTGCGCATGGCAGCGGCGAGGTGCACATCGGTGATGCCCAACAGGTGGTCCCCAAACTCGCCAGCACCGTCGAGGACCGGGCCGCGCTGCTGCTGACCTCACCGCCGTACGGCGCGATGACCCATGGTCGAGTGCGATCTCGGCGCGACGGCGCGACCAAGATCGCCAAGTGGTCGCATCGCTACAGCCAAACTCGCAACACGGCAAACCTGGCCTACCAGAAACCCACCCAGCTGCCCACGTCCTTCGCCGCGATCTTGGCCGCGAGCCGCACCCTGCTCGAGCCGGGCGCGCACGTTGTGATCACCACGCGTCCCTACCGCTCACAGGGACGCCTCGTGGATTTCCCCGGCACGATCGCCAGCGCCGCTGAAGAGGCAGGCCTTGTCCTGGTCGACCGGTGCGTAGCCCTGCTCTGCGCGCTTCGTGCCGACCATCTCGTGACGCGTGCGTCGTTCTTCCAAATGGTAGAGACCGCGAAGTTGCGAGCGCACGGGTGGCCAGCCCACATCATCGCCCACGAGGACGTATTCGTGCTGGTCAACCCACCGGCTACTACGAGCGCCGGCTCCCAGGAGTCTCCTCGCGCCGGCCGTGACAGAGACGGTTGCCCCCAAGAGAGCACCACCGGGCCAGACGCAGGCGCCCCGCGGCACAGCCGCGAGCGCGTGCCCGCGACAGAGCACTGCACCGCTGCCGAACCTGCACGCCGTGAGGAGTAG
- a CDS encoding DNA methyltransferase: MATPDPHGPPLAVWPTAQQALADQRAQYPDLPPVAFPVMAPALAQRLVTELSQPGDLVADLMCGSGTVCVEALDLERHVLAVDCEPACVAQTRDTLDARPQAPALVEQLWQADAREAGDLLVGYRGCCDLIVIAPPAPATGSRSTDSLQPANLARLDPEAHDGAMVDVLAACAVLLRPGGCLAVLTQYSPRWAGRLLDPLPRTVSAAAEAGLEYHQHIIVLTHPLRHGRIHARPAPPRRITVSSTAAVATLHSNAHANICLFRKPFPSAPEVGEGLNQ; encoded by the coding sequence ATGGCCACTCCTGACCCGCATGGCCCTCCACTGGCCGTGTGGCCCACCGCCCAACAGGCGCTGGCTGACCAGCGAGCCCAGTACCCCGATCTACCACCCGTGGCGTTTCCCGTGATGGCGCCCGCCCTGGCCCAGCGTTTGGTCACCGAGCTGTCCCAGCCTGGCGATCTTGTCGCGGACCTGATGTGCGGTTCGGGGACGGTGTGTGTGGAGGCGCTCGATCTGGAGCGCCACGTTCTCGCTGTTGACTGTGAGCCCGCTTGCGTAGCCCAGACCCGCGACACGCTCGATGCGCGCCCTCAGGCCCCGGCGCTGGTTGAGCAGCTATGGCAGGCGGATGCGCGCGAGGCCGGCGACCTTCTCGTGGGGTATCGCGGCTGTTGCGATCTGATCGTGATTGCCCCTCCTGCGCCGGCAACGGGATCACGGTCGACTGATTCCTTACAGCCGGCCAATCTCGCCCGGTTGGATCCTGAGGCCCACGATGGCGCTATGGTCGATGTCCTTGCGGCGTGCGCAGTGCTCCTGCGACCGGGTGGATGTCTGGCCGTGCTCACCCAGTACAGCCCTCGCTGGGCAGGTCGCCTCCTCGATCCGTTGCCGCGGACCGTGTCCGCCGCTGCCGAAGCCGGGTTGGAGTACCACCAGCACATCATCGTCCTGACCCACCCCCTCCGGCATGGCCGCATTCACGCTCGTCCCGCCCCGCCTCGGCGCATCACGGTCTCCTCCACCGCTGCTGTAGCCACCCTGCACAGCAATGCGCACGCCAACATCTGCCTGTTCCGCAAGCCTTTCCCGTCCGCACCCGAGGTAGGAGAAGGGCTGAACCAGTGA
- a CDS encoding transposase: MRRTYAPRGRTPVLGHRRSNWKRASMAAALGYHAADPDHGARLCFDLRPGTYDTAALIDVLTRLKDFSTGERVVLIWAGLPAHRSRAMRDWLTDQDWLIVERLPAYAPELSPVEMLWASLKTCELANLAGEYLADTAHATRAGITRICNDDQLAWSFLAHTGLTIHPRPTTNQRKPQ; this comes from the coding sequence GTGCGGCGCACCTACGCCCCCCGCGGACGCACCCCCGTGCTGGGCCACCGGCGGAGCAACTGGAAACGCGCATCCATGGCCGCAGCCTTGGGCTACCACGCCGCCGATCCCGACCACGGCGCGCGACTGTGCTTCGACCTGCGTCCCGGCACCTACGACACCGCCGCACTAATCGACGTGCTCACCCGCCTCAAAGACTTCTCCACCGGCGAGCGCGTGGTGCTGATCTGGGCCGGCCTACCCGCCCACCGCAGCCGCGCCATGCGCGACTGGCTCACCGACCAGGACTGGCTGATTGTGGAACGCCTGCCCGCCTACGCCCCTGAGCTCAGCCCCGTGGAGATGCTGTGGGCCAGCCTGAAGACGTGCGAGCTGGCCAACCTCGCTGGCGAGTACCTCGCCGACACCGCCCACGCCACCCGGGCCGGCATCACCCGCATCTGCAACGACGACCAGCTCGCCTGGTCCTTCCTCGCACACACTGGCCTGACCATCCACCCCCGCCCTACAACCAACCAAAGAAAACCTCAGTAG
- a CDS encoding DUF397 domain-containing protein has translation MVLPRTHWPDHPPPPYNQPKKTSVVRDTRHRDHGHLDFTLTAWTTFLHALKTGHL, from the coding sequence CTGGTCCTTCCTCGCACACACTGGCCTGACCATCCACCCCCGCCCTACAACCAACCAAAGAAAACCTCAGTAGTTCGCGACACACGCCACCGCGACCACGGCCACCTCGACTTCACCCTCACAGCGTGGACCACCTTCCTCCACGCGCTCAAGACCGGACATCTCTAG
- a CDS encoding tetratricopeptide repeat protein translates to MPESGVETSSIASAPSVVPEVGKQEVRQSVYADSGASGVSGVAEVPQGPPALVGRHQEFDRLLRSLAPQQPDEPEVLSTSPPDTAVVAGMGGIGKTALVLNAAVAAHGRGWFSRVVWLDLQSHTPGVEPLSDDQALDTALRQLNVPASDIPPTTEEKAAAYRGRLAGEQQRRGAPVLVVADNAGSVEQVEALRPGHGGSRLVVITRQWLQLPAVHRHAVNILDSQSATRLLEHQLREADPQDSRSADYDGLRQLASACEGLPLALTIMGAVLVRDPGHEPAELAAELRELEDSAERLGRFDDGHRGLEGVFATSLDRLADAQRMMFVLLGLSPGRRSSTTAVVLLAGTQEHEVRPVLLDLARAHLVQHRAARDQASGEEFWELHDLVADYARSLAEEARQNDTEADQTYHAAQIRLIDHYTAMTEAADRHLHAQPGDDVSAAFGDREEALAWLDDHREALVTAVRTAVEIDHTKAACDLPLLLNRYLDSRRDFADNLDLNAVAHRLFTQADDLQGQATALYNLGNALLHLRRFEQAVSLHTTALELFTKLGHQHVAARTWNQIATALRALRRFEQAVSAHTAALELLEDLHDSAGQANALDNLGITEQDLRRFASAITSHTLALDLLRELGDRHAEAGAWTNLGTALQGRRRYADAVEAHTRARDLWRELGDRHAEATAWTNLGTALEERRRYRDSLAALTWAQHLFHETDDRHGEALTCTNLGNTLVRLRRFDEAVAMHTRARDLFRHVGDHHGEARAWINLGAALYSMGRIEEALTAAEQGLDGLEAAGDEHYARRVRGILAGYKIRLAVRWHVWDRWRR, encoded by the coding sequence GTGCCCGAGTCTGGGGTAGAGACGAGCTCGATCGCGTCAGCTCCTTCCGTCGTTCCCGAGGTCGGGAAGCAAGAGGTCCGCCAGTCTGTCTACGCCGACAGCGGCGCGAGCGGGGTGTCCGGTGTGGCGGAGGTTCCCCAGGGACCCCCGGCGCTGGTCGGACGTCATCAGGAGTTCGACCGACTTCTGCGGTCGCTGGCTCCGCAGCAGCCCGACGAGCCTGAAGTGCTGTCGACCTCGCCGCCCGATACTGCGGTGGTCGCCGGGATGGGGGGCATCGGCAAAACCGCGTTGGTGCTGAACGCGGCCGTGGCGGCCCACGGCCGCGGATGGTTCTCCCGAGTGGTGTGGCTGGACCTGCAGAGCCACACCCCCGGTGTCGAGCCGTTGTCGGACGACCAGGCATTGGACACCGCATTGCGTCAGCTCAACGTCCCCGCTTCGGACATTCCGCCGACCACAGAGGAAAAGGCCGCGGCCTATCGAGGGCGGCTCGCCGGGGAGCAGCAGCGACGCGGGGCACCCGTGCTCGTCGTGGCGGACAACGCCGGGTCGGTGGAGCAGGTGGAGGCATTGCGACCGGGCCATGGCGGGAGTCGGCTGGTGGTCATCACCCGCCAATGGCTCCAGCTTCCCGCAGTACACCGCCACGCGGTGAACATCCTGGACTCACAATCGGCCACACGATTGCTGGAACACCAGCTCCGGGAGGCGGATCCGCAGGACTCTCGATCAGCGGATTACGACGGGCTGAGGCAGTTGGCCTCGGCATGCGAGGGCTTGCCCCTGGCACTGACCATCATGGGCGCGGTTCTGGTGAGAGACCCGGGACACGAACCCGCCGAGCTGGCTGCGGAACTTCGCGAACTTGAGGACTCGGCGGAACGGCTCGGCCGATTCGACGACGGCCATCGCGGGCTGGAGGGGGTGTTCGCCACGTCGTTGGACCGATTGGCGGACGCGCAGCGAATGATGTTCGTGCTCCTCGGCCTGTCACCAGGCCGACGCAGCTCGACCACCGCCGTCGTGCTGCTGGCGGGCACACAAGAGCACGAGGTGCGCCCTGTGCTGCTGGATTTGGCGCGCGCTCACCTGGTGCAGCACCGAGCCGCCCGGGATCAGGCGAGTGGAGAGGAGTTCTGGGAGCTGCACGATCTGGTCGCCGACTATGCGCGCAGCCTAGCTGAGGAGGCCCGGCAGAACGACACCGAAGCCGACCAGACCTACCACGCCGCGCAGATCCGGCTCATTGACCACTACACCGCCATGACCGAAGCGGCCGATCGGCACCTACACGCGCAGCCGGGGGACGATGTGTCCGCCGCCTTCGGCGACCGGGAGGAGGCCCTGGCCTGGCTGGACGACCATCGCGAAGCCCTCGTTACCGCAGTGCGTACGGCGGTCGAGATCGACCACACCAAGGCCGCCTGCGACCTCCCCCTGCTGCTCAACCGCTACCTGGACTCCCGCAGGGACTTCGCGGACAACCTCGACCTGAACGCCGTCGCCCACCGACTCTTCACGCAGGCCGACGACCTGCAAGGGCAAGCCACCGCACTGTACAACCTGGGCAATGCCCTTCTGCACTTGCGGCGGTTCGAGCAGGCAGTGTCCCTCCACACCACGGCACTGGAACTGTTCACGAAGCTTGGCCACCAGCACGTTGCAGCCCGGACATGGAATCAGATAGCCACTGCCCTCCGGGCGTTGCGGCGGTTCGAGCAGGCGGTGTCCGCCCACACCGCCGCACTGGAACTGCTGGAGGACCTCCACGACTCCGCCGGGCAAGCCAACGCATTGGACAACCTGGGAATCACCGAGCAGGACCTGCGCAGGTTCGCCTCAGCGATCACTTCGCACACTCTGGCGCTGGATCTGCTGCGTGAGCTAGGGGACCGGCATGCGGAAGCCGGGGCCTGGACCAATCTGGGCACCGCCCTGCAAGGTCGCCGACGCTATGCGGATGCGGTGGAGGCGCATACCCGGGCACGGGATCTGTGGCGTGAGCTAGGCGACCGACATGCCGAGGCCACGGCGTGGACCAACCTGGGCACCGCCCTGGAGGAGCGACGCCGCTACCGGGACTCCCTGGCGGCGCTCACCTGGGCACAGCACTTGTTCCATGAGACGGATGACCGGCACGGAGAGGCCCTGACTTGCACCAACCTGGGTAACACGCTGGTGCGGCTGCGGCGGTTCGACGAAGCCGTGGCGATGCACACCCGGGCACGAGACCTCTTTCGCCACGTGGGGGATCACCACGGCGAGGCACGAGCGTGGATCAACCTGGGAGCCGCGCTTTACAGCATGGGGCGAATAGAGGAGGCCCTCACCGCCGCCGAGCAGGGTCTGGACGGCCTGGAAGCCGCTGGAGACGAGCATTACGCCCGTCGCGTCCGCGGAATTCTCGCCGGCTACAAGATCCGTCTCGCCGTGCGGTGGCACGTGTGGGACCGCTGGCGACGATGA
- a CDS encoding WD40 repeat domain-containing serine/threonine protein kinase gives MDPLEPGDPERVGRYRITHRLGAGGMGRVYIARTPAGRQVVVKVIHSGHASDAGFRARFAREAEAARRVGGFHTAPVVDADPEADPPWIATAHVPGPTLHQTLREHGPLAADTVRRLAAGLAEGLEAIHACGLVHRDLKPGNVILADDGPRIIDFGIARPLDTTEPTTEGAVLGTLPYMSPEQTEGGSVDPASDLFSLGTVLAVAATGTNPFAADSPAATVRRLIGPAAPPDGLPEDLMALITRCWDRDPSRRPTPAEILTRYEVDHTNGAWSALPPPRASSTPPPSQPTPSSTPAQAATEGTVDSAAAAPPHHQTQRTLPIGHGVGAADGADRTAPSLTPRPPSGAAEPRRRRTALAVVLATPTAAALTLGLVLWVSPPNQESDSGDGTTTEAATLTGHDDAVTSVAFSPDGSTLATASEDDTARLWDATTGEHTTTLEGHDAGVWSVAFSPDGSTLATASEDDTARLWDTATGEHTTTLEGHEHALTSVVFHPDGSVLATGSSDGTARFWDTDTGEETAAPIEHGAEIFTLAVSHDGTSLATAGYDGTTHLWDFATGEQTATLDGHDDVVWSVDFSPDGSTLATASEDDTARLWDITTGEQTATFDGHDDVVWSAVFSPDGSTLATASIEGTAHLWDIETGEVTASIEAESPTRTFRKLAFSPDGASAMLATGLANGTTRLWEVDDLTPQD, from the coding sequence GTGGACCCGCTAGAGCCCGGCGATCCGGAGCGCGTCGGGCGCTATCGGATCACCCACAGGCTGGGGGCGGGGGGCATGGGGCGGGTCTACATCGCCCGCACCCCGGCAGGGCGCCAGGTCGTCGTCAAGGTGATCCACTCCGGGCATGCCTCGGACGCCGGGTTCCGTGCCCGGTTCGCACGCGAAGCGGAGGCCGCCCGCCGTGTGGGCGGATTCCACACGGCCCCGGTGGTGGATGCCGACCCCGAAGCCGACCCGCCGTGGATCGCCACGGCGCACGTCCCCGGGCCCACTCTGCACCAAACCTTGCGCGAGCACGGGCCGCTGGCCGCCGACACAGTACGCAGGCTGGCCGCCGGCCTGGCCGAAGGGCTGGAGGCCATCCACGCATGCGGGCTAGTGCACCGGGACCTGAAGCCCGGCAATGTCATCCTCGCCGATGACGGGCCGCGCATCATCGACTTCGGCATTGCCCGCCCGCTGGACACCACCGAGCCGACCACCGAGGGCGCGGTGCTCGGCACCCTGCCCTACATGTCGCCCGAGCAGACCGAAGGCGGATCCGTGGACCCCGCCTCCGACCTCTTCTCCCTGGGCACCGTGCTCGCCGTCGCGGCAACAGGCACCAACCCCTTCGCCGCCGATTCTCCCGCCGCCACCGTTCGCCGCCTCATCGGCCCCGCAGCGCCGCCGGACGGGCTGCCCGAGGACCTGATGGCGCTCATTACCCGCTGCTGGGATCGCGACCCCAGCCGACGCCCCACCCCCGCCGAGATCCTCACCCGCTACGAAGTCGACCACACGAACGGCGCGTGGTCTGCGCTTCCGCCCCCACGGGCTTCCTCCACGCCTCCGCCCTCGCAACCCACACCATCCTCGACACCGGCACAGGCCGCAACTGAGGGCACCGTGGATTCCGCGGCAGCGGCGCCCCCGCACCACCAGACGCAGCGGACGCTCCCAATCGGGCACGGCGTCGGAGCCGCTGACGGAGCAGACAGGACGGCCCCGTCCCTGACTCCCAGGCCGCCATCCGGGGCGGCAGAACCCCGCCGGCGACGCACGGCCCTCGCCGTCGTTCTCGCCACGCCCACCGCCGCCGCACTCACGCTTGGCCTCGTCCTTTGGGTCTCGCCCCCGAACCAGGAGTCCGACTCCGGGGATGGGACGACGACGGAGGCCGCAACCCTCACGGGACACGACGACGCGGTCACCTCGGTGGCCTTCAGTCCGGACGGCTCCACCCTCGCGACTGCGAGCGAAGACGACACCGCACGTCTGTGGGACGCCACCACCGGCGAACACACCACCACGCTCGAAGGCCACGACGCCGGTGTATGGTCCGTGGCCTTCAGTCCGGACGGCTCCACCCTCGCGACTGCGAGCGAAGACGACACCGCACGTCTGTGGGACACCGCCACCGGCGAACACACCACCACGCTCGAAGGCCACGAACACGCGCTCACCTCGGTAGTCTTCCATCCCGATGGCAGCGTCCTCGCCACGGGCAGCTCCGACGGCACCGCCCGGTTCTGGGACACCGATACCGGCGAAGAGACCGCCGCACCCATCGAACATGGGGCCGAAATCTTCACGCTGGCCGTCAGCCACGACGGCACTTCACTCGCCACCGCCGGCTACGACGGCACGACGCATCTGTGGGACTTCGCCACCGGTGAGCAGACCGCCACATTGGACGGCCACGATGACGTGGTCTGGTCTGTGGACTTCAGTCCGGACGGCTCCACCCTGGCCACCGCGAGTGAAGACGACACTGCACGACTCTGGGACATCACCACTGGGGAGCAGACCGCCACGTTCGACGGCCACGATGACGTGGTCTGGTCCGCGGTCTTCAGTCCGGACGGCTCCACCCTGGCCACCGCGAGCATTGAGGGCACCGCACACCTCTGGGATATCGAGACGGGCGAAGTCACCGCCTCGATCGAGGCGGAAAGCCCCACACGTACCTTCAGGAAGTTGGCGTTCAGCCCGGACGGTGCCAGTGCCATGCTCGCCACAGGACTCGCCAACGGCACCACCCGCCTGTGGGAGGTCGACGACCTAACCCCGCAGGACTGA